A genomic segment from Truepera sp. encodes:
- a CDS encoding GntR family transcriptional regulator, whose amino-acid sequence MKLSDIEIDRTLPTPAYLQLKERLARAIELGLLRPGSALPSERSLASSLGLSRMTTRRAFKELEEAGLVQQRQGSGTYVKGQPLLQIIDRVVGFTDEARHLGLRPGSRLLGAKAVAADDQAAAALGVRPGETVLCVSRLRTADGEPLALQDAYLPTHLLEISIEELERSGSLYKTLERQFGIRPRRARQTISARLPTRHEAKVLGIGREVPVLALERTTYDADERPFEYVRSAYRGDLYRMALDLRAQ is encoded by the coding sequence ATGAAGCTCAGCGACATCGAGATCGATAGAACGCTGCCTACACCCGCGTACCTCCAACTCAAGGAGCGCCTGGCACGCGCGATCGAACTCGGCCTGCTGCGCCCCGGCAGCGCCCTGCCCTCCGAGAGGAGCCTCGCTTCGTCCCTCGGGCTCTCGCGCATGACCACCAGGCGCGCCTTCAAGGAGCTGGAGGAGGCCGGCCTCGTTCAGCAGCGGCAGGGCTCCGGCACCTACGTCAAGGGCCAGCCCCTCCTGCAGATCATCGACCGGGTCGTCGGCTTCACGGACGAGGCGCGGCACTTGGGGCTGCGGCCCGGCTCGAGGCTGCTCGGGGCCAAGGCGGTGGCCGCGGACGATCAGGCCGCGGCCGCGCTGGGCGTGCGGCCGGGTGAGACCGTCTTGTGCGTCAGCCGCCTCCGCACTGCCGATGGCGAGCCGCTCGCCCTGCAGGACGCCTACCTCCCCACCCACCTGCTCGAGATCTCGATCGAGGAACTGGAACGCTCCGGGTCGCTTTACAAGACGCTGGAACGGCAGTTCGGCATCAGGCCGCGGCGCGCGCGGCAGACCATCAGCGCCCGCCTGCCCACCAGGCACGAGGCGAAGGTCCTGGGCATCGGCCGCGAAGTGCCCGTGCTCGCGCTCGAGCGCACCACCTACGACGCCGACGAGCGCCCTTTCGAGTACGTGCGCAGCGCGTACCGCGGCGACCTCTACCGCATGGCCCTCGACCTGAGGGCCCAGTGA
- a CDS encoding GNAT family N-acetyltransferase, which produces MTAAAPNAEEVTLRTLNGAAVALVPEVWRSAWEGLGREPYPLEDRVWRERLARHHQPELLIGAFADEHLVGAAYGRLPDGVAWLPADVGWVSLLAVAGPWQGSGVGGRLLSELLARLRAGGAKRFRLGSDANHLLPGPPQESFAALWRLARRAGARFLASEHDLHVDLRLPLPPAPLPPGWTVRADEPAAALEFVARAFPGRWAHEVEAYLGAGATVLTLAKASPGGTGPSALAEGFCALFQGDEALVAPSLYWRRAVAANGGAANVAGMGPLGVSESARGLGLGLSLVRAGAAWLQDRGATDLLINWTTLTTFYGKLGARVWRTYQRAEGPL; this is translated from the coding sequence GTGACCGCGGCCGCGCCCAACGCTGAGGAAGTGACGCTGCGCACCCTGAACGGCGCCGCCGTGGCCTTGGTGCCGGAAGTATGGCGCTCCGCCTGGGAGGGCCTGGGGCGCGAGCCCTACCCGCTCGAGGACCGCGTGTGGCGCGAACGCCTTGCGCGCCACCACCAGCCCGAACTGCTCATAGGCGCCTTCGCGGACGAGCACCTGGTGGGCGCTGCCTATGGCCGTCTCCCTGACGGGGTGGCGTGGCTGCCGGCCGACGTCGGGTGGGTCTCCCTGCTGGCCGTGGCGGGGCCATGGCAGGGCAGCGGCGTGGGGGGCCGGCTCCTGTCCGAACTCCTCGCACGTTTGCGCGCCGGTGGCGCCAAGCGCTTCCGCCTCGGTAGCGACGCCAACCACCTCCTTCCAGGCCCACCGCAGGAATCGTTCGCGGCCCTCTGGCGCCTGGCGCGGCGTGCGGGCGCGCGGTTCCTCGCGTCCGAGCACGACCTGCACGTCGACCTGCGCCTGCCGCTGCCCCCAGCCCCGTTGCCGCCGGGCTGGACGGTGCGCGCCGACGAACCCGCGGCCGCCCTCGAGTTCGTGGCGCGCGCCTTCCCCGGCCGCTGGGCCCACGAGGTGGAGGCCTACCTGGGGGCGGGGGCGACCGTCCTCACCCTAGCGAAGGCAAGCCCGGGAGGCACCGGCCCTTCGGCCCTGGCCGAGGGCTTCTGCGCTTTGTTCCAGGGCGACGAGGCCCTGGTCGCCCCCAGCCTCTACTGGCGCAGGGCCGTCGCCGCGAACGGTGGGGCGGCCAACGTGGCGGGCATGGGGCCCCTGGGTGTGTCGGAGTCGGCCCGTGGGCTCGGCCTCGGGCTGAGCCTGGTGCGCGCGGGCGCGGCCTGGCTGCAGGACCGCGGCGCCACCGACCTGCTCATCAACTGGACCACGCTCACTACCTTCTACGGCAAGCTCGGCGCCAGGGTCTGGCGCACCTACCAGCGCGCCGAGGGCCCACTGTGA
- a CDS encoding SUMF1/EgtB/PvdO family nonheme iron enzyme yields the protein MTSTARTLSRTLRLVVAIATAWLVGSAAAAPNMVSVKGGDVELLFPVADEGPTLVAPFSIDVVPVTNADFLRFLEAHPEWQRGNVPEVFANENYLAAWPAELGLGDLDPAAPVTGVSWFAAAAYCEARGGRLPTEAEWEFVANAGYQGPRGRDEPGFNERILVLTANRSHQPGPVGQGDANFYGVKNLHGLVWEWVFDIGSSFNTGDSRSEGDRRLQLVCGGGSAGAIDKSDYAAFLRYAFRAGLNGAYSSGGLGFRCAV from the coding sequence ATGACGAGTACCGCGAGAACACTGAGCCGCACGCTTAGGCTGGTGGTTGCCATCGCGACGGCCTGGCTCGTGGGCTCGGCCGCGGCCGCGCCGAACATGGTCAGCGTCAAGGGGGGCGACGTCGAGCTCCTCTTCCCCGTCGCCGACGAGGGGCCGACCCTGGTCGCCCCGTTCAGCATCGACGTGGTTCCCGTGACGAACGCCGATTTCCTCCGCTTCCTCGAGGCCCACCCCGAATGGCAACGGGGCAACGTGCCCGAGGTGTTCGCAAACGAGAACTACCTCGCCGCCTGGCCCGCCGAACTCGGTTTGGGCGACCTCGATCCGGCTGCCCCCGTAACGGGCGTGTCCTGGTTCGCGGCGGCAGCCTATTGCGAGGCCAGGGGCGGCCGGCTCCCGACCGAGGCCGAGTGGGAGTTCGTCGCCAACGCCGGCTACCAAGGCCCGCGCGGGCGCGACGAGCCCGGCTTCAACGAGCGCATCTTAGTCCTCACCGCCAACCGTAGCCACCAACCCGGGCCCGTGGGGCAGGGCGACGCCAACTTCTACGGCGTCAAGAACCTGCACGGCCTGGTTTGGGAGTGGGTCTTCGACATCGGCTCGAGCTTCAACACGGGCGACAGTCGGAGCGAAGGCGACCGCCGGCTACAACTCGTGTGCGGCGGCGGCAGCGCCGGCGCCATTGACAAGAGCGACTACGCCGCCTTCCTCCGCTACGCGTTCAGGGCGGGGCTGAACGGCGCCTATTCCAGCGGCGGCCTGGGTTTCCGCTGCGCCGTTTGA
- a CDS encoding SCO family protein, with product MRGYLVRLTAASNRIFEKLSAAKPSAAKPSAAKPSAGRPSAGRPSAGRLSLATLAVLLALSLAACGGEDKGGTAPSAAATPNAATAPSVAAATATPAAAVSATTTAATTTVGTNAAPTNAAATPTTASSAEPHTPDMHTTDPEAARATDPHAAHATDPHTTDPHAAHATDPYTTDPHAAHAAPLAATKLPGTSLFHLGGTFKGQDGAEFRLGELRGRPTVIVMFYGDCTTACPLLVKSAQDIEAALPPEVAEQTQFVMVSFDTARDTPAKLRAYAQERGLDKGRWHWLVGSPLLTRQLATLLGVQYRDAGNGMFAHSNLVTVLDEQGVPEARIEGLGAALDPAVDAIRAFRN from the coding sequence TTGAGGGGGTACCTAGTGCGCCTCACCGCCGCGTCCAACCGGATCTTCGAGAAGCTGTCGGCGGCAAAGCCGTCTGCCGCAAAGCCGTCTGCCGCAAAGCCGTCTGCCGGAAGGCCGTCTGCCGGAAGGCCGTCTGCCGGAAGGCTGTCGCTGGCAACGCTTGCGGTGCTGCTCGCGCTCTCGCTCGCCGCTTGTGGGGGAGAGGACAAGGGCGGGACGGCGCCGAGCGCGGCCGCCACGCCTAATGCGGCCACTGCGCCGAGTGTTGCGGCCGCGACTGCCACGCCAGCGGCCGCTGTCTCTGCCACCACCACCGCTGCCACGACCACTGTGGGCACCAACGCCGCTCCCACCAACGCCGCGGCGACGCCCACCACTGCCAGCTCGGCCGAACCCCACACGCCCGACATGCACACGACCGACCCCGAAGCTGCGCGCGCGACCGACCCCCACGCCGCGCACGCGACCGACCCGCACACGACCGACCCCCACGCCGCGCACGCGACCGACCCGTACACGACCGACCCACACGCCGCGCACGCGGCGCCCCTCGCGGCCACCAAGCTACCCGGCACCTCGCTCTTCCACCTGGGCGGCACGTTCAAGGGCCAGGACGGCGCCGAGTTCCGGCTCGGAGAACTGCGGGGCCGGCCTACCGTGATCGTGATGTTCTACGGCGATTGCACGACGGCCTGCCCGCTGCTCGTGAAGTCGGCGCAGGACATCGAGGCGGCGCTTCCCCCCGAAGTGGCCGAGCAGACGCAGTTCGTGATGGTGTCGTTCGACACGGCGCGCGACACGCCCGCCAAGCTCCGCGCTTACGCCCAGGAGCGGGGCCTCGACAAGGGCCGCTGGCACTGGTTGGTGGGCAGCCCGCTTCTCACGCGCCAACTCGCGACCCTATTGGGCGTGCAGTACCGTGACGCGGGCAACGGGATGTTCGCCCACAGCAACCTCGTGACCGTGTTGGACGAGCAGGGCGTGCCCGAGGCTCGCATCGAGGGGCTCGGCGCGGCGCTCGACCCGGCGGTCGACGCCATCCGCGCCTTCAGGAACTGA
- a CDS encoding Rrf2 family transcriptional regulator, translating to MAQTAVDSPFRTILRKEESYAIHALIYAAENPGAAAAKIARDLHMPAAFLAKVLRRLAQAEYVLNRQGRNGGVTLNIDPSKVSLLDVIETVSGPLIVDTCQTKTRCPTQQRKGHCRLNVAWIGTSLAIREVLDGVQLSQLIDDSETPALGSAKAGNGRMSAEA from the coding sequence GTGGCCCAGACCGCCGTTGACTCACCCTTTCGGACCATCCTTCGCAAGGAGGAGAGCTACGCGATCCACGCGCTCATCTACGCCGCGGAGAACCCCGGGGCCGCTGCCGCCAAGATCGCTCGCGACCTCCACATGCCCGCGGCGTTCCTGGCCAAGGTCTTGAGGCGCCTCGCTCAGGCCGAGTACGTGCTGAACCGCCAGGGGCGGAACGGCGGCGTGACCCTCAACATCGACCCGTCCAAGGTCTCGCTCCTCGACGTCATCGAGACCGTGTCGGGACCGCTCATAGTAGACACGTGCCAGACCAAGACCCGGTGCCCCACGCAGCAACGCAAGGGTCACTGCCGCCTGAACGTGGCATGGATCGGCACCTCGCTTGCCATCCGCGAAGTGCTTGACGGGGTGCAGCTATCGCAGCTCATCGACGACAGCGAGACCCCGGCGCTCGGCAGCGCCAAGGCAGGCAACGGGCGCATGAGCGCGGAGGCCTGA
- the nirK gene encoding copper-containing nitrite reductase, whose protein sequence is MRDKRGNVHFGAIYGIAAIIVALAAGIALFGNRADAATTSNAGTGHSHDLTINQPNTLHVSLTDPEDLVPVDELPVVKGVLGFAPNAAPAPDRDYRAHVEVVLDVTEKVMRLADGVEYRFWTFGDTVPGPMIRVRHGDYVTFTLRNHPDSLMPHNIDLHAVTGQGGGAEATLISPGQQATFSFTALHPGVYIYHCATAPVGMHIANGMYGLIVVEPKEGFKPVDKEFYVVQGDFYTKGDFGERGLQDFDIQRAIKEDAAYVVFNGSVGSLVGENALFADVGDDVRIFFGNGGPNLTSSFHVIGEIFDTVNVEGGRLVNHDVQTTSVPAGGAVMVEFKVNVPGTYNLVDHAIFRAFNKGAVGQLVVVGDKDPSIFTERTDIRPFDPASEQ, encoded by the coding sequence ATGCGAGACAAGCGCGGAAACGTCCACTTCGGAGCGATCTACGGCATCGCTGCCATCATCGTTGCCCTTGCCGCTGGAATAGCGCTATTCGGCAATCGCGCGGATGCGGCCACCACCTCGAACGCCGGCACGGGCCATTCCCATGACCTGACGATCAACCAGCCCAACACCTTGCACGTGTCGTTGACCGACCCCGAGGACCTCGTCCCGGTCGACGAACTGCCCGTGGTGAAGGGCGTTCTAGGCTTCGCGCCGAACGCGGCGCCCGCCCCCGACCGCGACTACCGCGCGCACGTCGAGGTCGTCCTCGACGTGACCGAAAAGGTCATGCGGCTGGCCGACGGCGTCGAGTACCGCTTCTGGACCTTCGGTGACACCGTTCCGGGCCCCATGATCCGGGTTCGCCATGGTGACTACGTGACCTTCACGCTGCGCAATCACCCCGACAGCCTCATGCCGCACAACATCGACCTGCACGCGGTGACGGGCCAGGGCGGCGGCGCCGAGGCGACGCTCATCTCCCCTGGCCAGCAGGCCACGTTCTCCTTCACCGCGCTGCACCCGGGCGTGTACATCTACCACTGCGCCACGGCGCCGGTCGGCATGCACATCGCTAACGGCATGTACGGCCTCATAGTGGTCGAACCGAAGGAGGGCTTCAAGCCCGTCGACAAGGAGTTCTACGTCGTGCAGGGCGACTTCTACACGAAGGGCGACTTCGGCGAGCGCGGCCTCCAGGACTTCGACATTCAGCGCGCCATCAAGGAAGACGCCGCCTACGTCGTCTTCAACGGCTCGGTCGGTTCGCTGGTGGGCGAGAACGCGCTCTTCGCGGACGTCGGCGACGATGTGCGCATCTTCTTCGGCAACGGTGGTCCCAACCTGACCAGCTCGTTCCACGTGATCGGTGAGATCTTCGACACGGTGAACGTCGAGGGTGGGCGCCTGGTGAACCACGACGTGCAGACCACGTCGGTTCCCGCAGGCGGAGCCGTGATGGTCGAGTTCAAGGTGAACGTGCCCGGCACCTACAACCTCGTCGATCACGCGATCTTCAGGGCGTTCAACAAGGGTGCGGTGGGTCAGCTGGTCGTCGTCGGCGACAAGGACCCCTCGATCTTCACCGAACGCACCGACATCCGCCCCTTCGACCCCGCTTCCGAACAGTAA
- a CDS encoding N-acetylmuramic acid 6-phosphate etherase, whose translation MRPGDSDATPLPSTTEAAVADYSGLDAWPASDILAAIVDSNRRAVEAVARALPDLERATAGVERQLQRGGRLVYVGAGTSGRLGLQDAAELAPTFGFDRAVTLLAGGASAQSTAQEGAEDDEAAAAREVDALRVSGNDAMIGVAASGGTPYTIAALKRARELGAFTVGIANNPGAPLLEVAHVGVLLETGPEVLAGSTRLAAGTAQKVALNALSTTVLVRLGGAYENLMVGMRAVNAKLRARAVMIVSQGANVSEAVAAKALEAAGGDIRNAIVACKAGVSSERAALALEEHDDNVREALRSLGAQ comes from the coding sequence ATGCGGCCTGGCGACTCCGACGCCACTCCCCTGCCAAGCACCACCGAGGCCGCCGTCGCCGACTACTCCGGCCTCGATGCCTGGCCGGCGTCCGACATCCTCGCGGCCATCGTCGACTCTAACCGGCGCGCGGTCGAGGCAGTAGCGCGGGCGCTCCCCGACCTGGAGCGGGCGACGGCCGGCGTCGAGCGGCAACTGCAGCGCGGCGGCCGCCTGGTGTACGTGGGAGCCGGGACCTCGGGGCGCCTTGGCCTGCAAGACGCGGCGGAGCTGGCGCCGACGTTCGGCTTCGACCGCGCCGTCACCCTGTTGGCGGGCGGCGCCTCGGCGCAGAGCACGGCGCAAGAGGGTGCGGAGGACGACGAGGCGGCCGCGGCCCGCGAGGTGGACGCTTTACGCGTGAGCGGTAACGACGCGATGATCGGCGTGGCCGCGAGCGGCGGCACGCCTTACACCATCGCCGCCCTCAAGCGCGCCCGCGAGCTGGGGGCCTTCACCGTGGGCATCGCCAACAACCCGGGCGCCCCCCTCCTGGAGGTGGCCCACGTCGGGGTATTGCTCGAAACGGGTCCGGAGGTTCTGGCCGGTAGCACGCGGCTGGCGGCCGGCACGGCGCAGAAGGTAGCGCTCAACGCCCTCTCCACCACCGTGTTGGTGCGCCTCGGCGGCGCCTACGAGAACCTCATGGTGGGTATGCGCGCCGTGAACGCGAAGCTGCGCGCGCGAGCCGTGATGATCGTGTCCCAGGGGGCGAACGTCAGCGAGGCGGTGGCCGCGAAAGCGCTGGAGGCGGCCGGCGGCGACATCCGCAACGCCATCGTCGCTTGCAAGGCAGGCGTGAGCTCGGAGAGAGCGGCCCTGGCGCTGGAAGAACACGACGACAACGTGCGCGAGGCGCTGCGCAGCTTGGGCGCGCAGTAG